Proteins encoded within one genomic window of Oryza glaberrima chromosome 12, OglaRS2, whole genome shotgun sequence:
- the LOC127757579 gene encoding protein TWIN SISTER of FT-like, protein MSMSRDPLVVGSIVGDVVDHFGASALLRLFYNHREMTSGSELRPSQVAGEPAVQITGGRDGRALYTLVMVDPDAPSPSNASKREYLHWLVTDVPEGGDTSKGTEVVAYESPRPTAGIHRLVFIVFRQTVRQSIYAPGWRSNFNTRDFAACYSLGSPVAAAYFNCQREGGCGGRRYRS, encoded by the exons atgAGCATGTCGAGGGACCCGCTGGTGGTCGGGAGCATCGTCGGCGACGTGGTGGACCACTTCGGCGCGTCGGCGTTGCTGAGGCTGTTCTACAACCACCGCGAGATGACGAGCGGGTCGGAGCTCAGGCCGTCgcaggtcgccggcgagccggccGTCCAGATCACCGGAGGCCGCGATGGGAGGGCGCTCTACACGCTC GTAATGGTGGACCCTGATGCACCTAGCCCCAGCAACGCTTCCAAAAGGGAATACCTCCATTG GTTGGTGACTGATGTACCAGAAGGAGGTGATACGAGTAAAG GGACGGAGGTGGTGGCGTACGAGAGcccgcggccgacggcggggaTCCACCGGTTGGTGTTCATCGTGTTCCGGCAGACGGTGCGGCAGTCCATCTACGCGCCCGGGTGGCGCTCCAACTTCAACACCAGGGACTTCGCCGCCTGCTACAGCCTCGgctcccccgtcgccgccgcctactTCAACTGCCAGAGGgagggcggctgcggcggccggaggtACAGGTCATGA